A region of Notolabrus celidotus isolate fNotCel1 chromosome 4, fNotCel1.pri, whole genome shotgun sequence DNA encodes the following proteins:
- the klhl31 gene encoding kelch-like protein 31: protein MAPKKNKMTKKSKGDINEMTIMVGDSPINKINGLNTLLEGGNGFSCISTEVNDSVYAPNLLEGLSNMRQESFLCDLTVATKSKSFDVHKVVMASCSEYIRNILKKDSSLQKIDLNDLSPVGLATAITYAYSGKLTLSLYSIGSTIAAAILLQISTLVKMCSDFLMQELSVENCMYVANIADAYDLKETKEATQKFMRENFIEFSEMEQFLKLTYEQISDFLADDSLQLPSEITAFQIAMKWLDYDEKRLKYAADLLTLIRFGTISAQDLVNHVQSVPRMMQDAECHRLLVDAMNYHLLPYQQNILQSRRTKVRGGLKVILTVGGRPALTEKSLSKEVLYRDTDNVWNKLTEMPAKSFNQCIAVLDGFLYVAGGEDQNDARNQAKHAVSNFCRYDPRFNTWNHLNNMIQRRTHFSLNTFNGLLFAIGGRNADGVQASVECYVPSSNQWQMKAPMEIPRCCHGSSLIEGKILVSGGYINNAYSRAVCSYDPSTDTWQDKSSLSTPRGWHCAATVGDRAYVIGGSQLGGRGERVDVLAVESYNPHNGQWSYSAPLHTGVSTAGISILNNKVYLLGGWNEGEKKYKKCIQVFNPDLNEWTEDDELPEATVGISCCVVTIPTRKTRESRASSASSAPVSI from the exons ATGGCACCCAAAAAGAACAAGATGACCAAGAAGAGCAAAGGTGACATAAATGAAATGACCATCATGGTGGGGGACAGCCCCATCAACAAGATCAATGGGTTAAACACTCTGTTAGAAGGAGGAAATGGCTTCAGCTGCATCTCCACTGAAGTCAATGATTCTGTGTATGCCCCAAACCTGCTGGAGGGTTTGAGCAACATGAGACAGGAGAGCTTCCTCTGTGATCTGACGGTCGCCACCAAGTCAAAGTCTTTCGACGTCCACAAGGTGGTCATGGCCTCCTGCAGCGAGTACATCCGAAACATCTTGAAGAAGGATTCGTCCCTCCAGAAGATCGACCTGAACGACCTCTCACCTGTCGGTCTTGCCACAGCGATCACGTATGCTTACTCTGGAAAGCTGACCCTGTCGCTGTACAGCATTGGCAGCACTATCGCTGCAGCCATACTGCTGCAGATCAGCACCTTGGTGAAGATGTGCAGCGATTTCCTAATGCAGGAGCTCAGTGTGGAGAACTGCATGTACGTGGCCAATATTGCTGATGCCTATGACCTCAAAGAAACCAAGGAGGCGACTCAGAAGTTCATGAGGGAGAACTTCATCGAGTTTTCCGAGATGGAGCAGTTCCTGAAGCTTACCTACGAGCAGATCAGCGACTTCCTTGCTGATGATTCCCTGCAGCTGCCCTCTGAAATCACAGCCTTCCAAATTGCTATGAAGTGGTTGGACTATGACGAGAAGAGGTTGAAGTATGCCGCAGATCTCCTGACCCTCATTCGTTTCGGTACAATCTCCGCCCAAGACCTGGTGAATCACGTCCAGAGTGTACCCAGAATGATGCAAGACGCCGAGTGCCACCGTCTCCTTGTTGATGCCATGAATTACCACCTGCTGCCATACCAACAGAACATCCTCCAGTCACGCAGAACAAAGGTACGTGGTGGCCTCAAGGTGATCCTTACAGTCGGTGGACGCCCTGCCTTGACGGAGAAATCCCTCAGCAAAGAAGTTCTCTACAGAGATACAGATAACGTTTGGAACAAGTTGACAGAAATGCCAGCAAAGAGCTTCAACCAGTGCATCGCAGTCTTGGACGGCTTCCTTTACGTGGCAGGTGGAGAGGACCAGAACGATGCAAGGAACCAGGCTAAGCATGCTGTCAGCAACTTCTGCAG ATACGATCCTCGCTTCAACACTTGGAACCACTTGAACAACATGATCCAGAGGCGCACCCACTTCAGCCTCAACACCTTCAACGGCCTGTTGTTCGCCATCGGAGGGCGAAACGCTGATGGTGTTCAGGCTTCAGTGGAGTGCTATGTTCCCTCATCCAACCAGTGGCAGATGAAGGCTCCAATGGAGATCCCTCGTTGCTGCCACGGCAGCTCCCTCATTGAGGGGAAGATCCTCGTATCAGGAGGTTACATCAACAACGCCTACTCCAGGGCTGTGTGCTCGTACGACCCATCCACCGACACCTGGCAGGATAAGAGCAGCCTGAGCACACCTCGTGGATGGCATTGCGCCGCCACCGTAGGCGACCGGGCCTACGTCATTGGAGGAAGTCAGTTGGGAGGTCGTGGGGAGAGAGTGGATGTCCTCGCCGTCGAGTCTTACAACCCTCACAACGGGCAGTGGAGCTACAGCGCGCCTCTTCACACAGGAGTGAGCACAGCGGGTATTTCCATTTTGAACAACAAGGTGTACCTCCTCGGGGGCTGGAACGAGGGCGAGAAGAAGTACAAGAAATGCATTCAGGTGTTCAACCCCGACCTCAACGAATGGACTGAGGACGATGAGTTGCCAGAAGCCACAGTCGGCATTTCTTGCTGCGTCGTCACCATCCCCACACGGAAAACACGAGAGTCCAGAGCCAGTTCAGCATCTTCTGCACCAGTCAGTATATAA
- the eloal gene encoding LOW QUALITY PROTEIN: elongin A, like (The sequence of the model RefSeq protein was modified relative to this genomic sequence to represent the inferred CDS: deleted 1 base in 1 codon), whose protein sequence is MASSSDVVKKIMRFKLQLTDSAESATVVKILQKLKDLDVTLDILAETGIGKIVNALRRHEKAGEFAKSLVRGWKRLVPKESTSHTEGAEVSESLSAKDKLDQHRPKNGCLTEDLNNNCLTSHSKSHESSDEADFKRKSFRETDSEKQCEDQKTHNDTKGQKGNQSFSQTEFMGEKIEFQEDKMDDSVVSKKKKDKQSDRKSGCSDTLSGNKSSDDSNQKSGTCSKEKNQSRSENEIFKSEKESSKKSKTSDEKKNKSKESSSCNLNDKYSKTLQEANVRDYKSSEIYQDSQEKPKTKKRKEKRSSLKNEQESENTEHKNKKIKRKEKERDPEEPSMSFESCLNYDVSVRKRKEKSAVKKAPKKIRTAVKEYTEYTEMKMDESDTYADSPKPMFKDSIMALMNIPLPASLPECDKPSCVEYFERKVEREPDFCDEESATFTGQRCYKKMQVYSGNKAVSLPTMMSLHQQCIRVLQNNINLLYETGGVPFEILEPVLERCTPEQLLRIEECNPIYMGLTDHLWGRHCKRDFKDSKLQEYESWKEMYVRLSEERERKLQRLTKSIVSSHSGKPKGRQVKMAFIHTVAKPPRDVRIQQEIHGTAVQQPQQPRCSVKAQDNRVRASCEEPSRSSSSSSGGGNSQDPRKKSKVAPMMAKSLKAFKKQMGRR, encoded by the exons ATGGCCAGCAGCTCTGATGTGGTGAAGAAAATCATGCGCTTCAAACTTCAGCTCACAGACTCAGCAGAGTCAGCCACG gTTGTAAAGATTTTGCAGAAACTCAAGGATCTGGATGTCACTTTAGACATTCTTGCT GAAACTGGAATTGGCAAAATAGTGAACGCATTACGTCGACATGAAAAGGCTGGAGAATTTGCAAAGTCGCTTGTTAGGGGGTGGAAAAGATTGGTCCCCAAAGAGTCCACAAG TCACACAGAAGGTGCTGAGGTGTCAGAGAGTTTATCTGCTAAAGACAAACTGGACCAACACCGTCCT AAAAACGGATGTCTGACAGAGGATTTAAACAATAACTGCTTAACATCGCACAGTAAGAGTCACGAATCCTCAGATGAGGCTGACTTTAAAAGAAAGAGTTTCAGGGAAACAGATTCAGAGAAACAATGTGAGGATCAGAAAACACATAACGACACTAAAGGTCAAAAAGGAAATCAGAGTTTCTCTCAGACTGAATTCATGGGAGAGAAAATTGAATTTCAAGAGGACAAAATGGATGATTCAGTGGTTtccaagaaaaagaaagataaacagAGTGATAGAAAATCAGGATGTAGTGATACTTTGTCTGGAAACAAAAGCTCAGATGACAGTAATCAGAAATCAGGGACTTGTTCGAAAGAAAAAAACCAAAGCAGatcagaaaatgaaatatttaagtCAGAGAAAGAGTCGAGTAAGAAATCAAAGACAtcagatgaaaagaaaaacaaaagcaaagagtCTTCATCATGTAACCTTAACGACAAATACTCAAAAACCTTACAGGAGGCCAATGTCAGAGATTACAAGTCCTCAGAAATATATCAGGATTCACAGGAGAAACCCAAAaccaagaaaaggaaagaaaaacgtTCCAGTCTAAAAAATGAACAAGAGTCTGAAAATActgagcacaaaaacaaaaaaataaagcgcaaagaaaaggaaagagaccCTGAAGAGCCCTCCATGTCTTTTGAATCCTGCCTGAACTATGACGTGAGTGTTcgcaagaggaaagaaaaatctGCTGTAAAGAAAGCGCCGAAAAAAATCAGGACCGCAGTGAAAGAATATACAGAGTATACTGAGATGAAGATGGACGAGTCTGACACATATGCTGATTCACCAAAACCG ATGTTTAAGGACTCTATCATGGCCCTGATGAACATTCCTTTACCTGCATCTCTACCTGAGTGTGACAAACCTTCCTGTGTGGAGTATTTTGAGAGAAAAG TTGAGAGGGAGCCTGACTTCTGTGACGAGGAGTCTGCAACCTTCACTGGTCAACGGTGTTACAAGAAGATGCAAGTGTACTCTGGTAACAAGGCTGTTTCCCTGCCAACCATGATGAGCCTGCACCAGCAGTGTATCCGTGTGCTCCAGAACAATATCAACC TGCTGTATGAAACCGGCGGAGTCCCGTTTGAAATCCTGGAGCCGGTGCTGGAGAGGTGCACGCCTGAACAGCTGCTACGCATTGAAGAATGCAACCCA atcTACATGGGACTAACAGACCACCTGTGGGGGAGACATTGTAAGAGGGACTTCAAAGACTCCAAACTTCAGGAGTACGAATCCTGGAAAGAGATGTACGTGAGGCTGtctgaggagagggagaggaaactCCAAAGACTGACAAAAAGCATTGTTTCTTCACATTCAGGCAAACCCAAAG GTCGGCAGGTGAAGATGGCATTTATTCACACTGTTGCAAAGCCACCGAGAGATGTGCGAATTCAGCAGGAAATACATGGAACTGCAGttcagcagcctcagcagcccAGGTGCAG TGTAAAGGCTCAGGACAACAGAGTGAGGGCGAGTTGTGAGGAGCCCAGTaggtccagcagcagcagttcagGAGGCGGAAATTCACAAGACCCTCGCAAAAAATCAA AGGTTGCTCCAATGATGGCAAAGTCCTTAAAGGCCTTTAAGAAGCAGATGGGACGCAGATAA